The Megalopta genalis isolate 19385.01 chromosome 8, iyMegGena1_principal, whole genome shotgun sequence sequence TAAGTTTCATAAGTAGGTTTACTAATGAATTATATAGAGAAAtcgtattttatatttacatctTATAGGTTCACATGGAAGATAGTGAAGATACACAAGAGAAAGTATCTCAACAAAATGAAGATAGTCAAGATAGTCAAGAGGATATTCAGGATAGTGTGGTAAGTTTTCgtttatattaaacaaatataacaaaaagatataatgaatataattagAATTATAACTTTAAGGGAGTAAGTAAATGGGAACGCATGGAAGCTGAAGATAAGTTAGGTAAGCTTAAATAAATGTATTGTATAATATGGAAGAAAAGAAAATACTTCattctatattaatatattacatagaCCGTTTGGATGGTCttgcaaaaaagaaaaatgaggGAAAAGTTCAAACAATGAAAGATTTCCTTCAAGTTCCTGATTATTATAACATGGAGGACACTTCTGGCAAAAAACGCGTAAGTAgatcaaatttttaataataatatggtGTGACAAAcccaatattatataaattctagGTAAGGTGGGCAGATTTAGAAGAACGAAAGGAGCAAGAAAAAATGCGTGCTGTGGGATTCGTGGTTGGTCACACCAATTGGGATCGAATGATGGATCCAACAAAAGGAGGGAGCGCTTTAACACGCACAAagtatatatgatttaatttTACTTCTAGGATATTTAGAAAAAATTAGAAGTGAAATTACCATTATTTACTAGTAAGTTCTAGTCTAAAAATTTATATGATCACTTAAACAAAAATTtagatatttataaaaataacaatctttttgtatttttacaaaTTAAGGAAGAATGAATGACTTTTAACGTTGTGAAgtgtaattttataattgtataaaaaatGAACGTTACATATTTGTATTTGAAAAGCTGAATTTGTTGATATCTGTAAGAAAACAATTTTGTTGATATCAATAAGAAAAGAGTTCTCATATTATTGTTCATAATACGAAAGGACTGTTTTCTCATAATTAGTATAAAAGACTGCAATTTACTGTTACAGTTTTACAGTATCTGTTTTACAGTACGAATCTACAGGATGTaccaaaattatcatatttccgggaaatgggggtttcctgaggccatttgaagtaactttttccctagcgaaaatgcaatccgcaattttgtttatgaaatattaacgaaaaacagtgatcaatgtgAGACGAGCTCAGCAGCTGCGAGGTGGTCGAACGAGCGAGCAGCACCGGCTCCGACCGCGGAGAGCGATGGCTTTGGGTCGTGTTCGAACttttcgaatattttttatcacgtgacagtgatatttaaaaaaaaaatacactgTTCACCCTTATTTTAAAAtttctgaagaatatttactaatttttcggagtcAAAATAGTAAGTAGTTTAACTGTGACAGTCGTTTTAGTTATTAATTGAGCAgtttacagtgaagattaacaataagaaaTCTCGTCAAACTTACGCAAAAAATATCtttatttcaataattccgtatccaaatagaattcaacgaacgattcgtAAAGATAATTTAATAGCAAATCGCGTTACAGAATATGAAAGATATGTTTGtttaagaattgtgaagaatatcGTTAGTagtaaactcacccatttagttaaGGATGCATTTCTTCAGCTGATCCCAGTTCGATGGCCATACCGAGAATGGAATACGGTCGGAGGGACCTTAAGTATGGAGTTCATTTTCACAACACTGTCGCCAAACACTGACCACTTAATGAATCCTCAGCAGTCGGAAAAGGTGTGCACATGACCTTTGGATGATTTTGTTGATTTCTGCATTAACTCTCGTCGTTTACATATTCGGAAATTCCTCCCGCATCCTTTACATTGTTTCATTCACGTTCCTATTCACAATGTGGAAGTTGCGGGAGGAATTTCCGAATATGTAAACGGCGAGAGTTAATGCAGAAATCAACGAAAGGAATCCAAAGGTCATCTGCACATCTTTCCTGACTACCGAGGATTTATTAAGTAGCCAGAGTTTGGTGATAGTTACGTGAAAGTGAACTCGGTGAATTCCTTCGAGCAAAATGAATCAACGAGAGGAATCCGACGGACCTTTCGTTATAGTCGAGGATTCATTAAGTGGTCAGTGTTTGGCGACAGTGTTGTGAAAATGAGAACTCCGTGTTTTCCATACCGTCCCTACCCGAGGTACCTCCGACCGTATCCCTTCCTCAGAATGCCCATCGAACTGGGATCAACTGAagaaatgcatcctcaactaaatgggtgagagAGTTGAGTACTAAtgatattcttcacaattcttGAACAAACATATCTTTCATGTTCTGTAacgcgatttattattaaattagctttacgaatcattcgttgaattctattTGAAtgcggaattattgaaacaaagatATTTTTTTCGTAAGATTAACGAGATTttttttgttaatcttcactgtaaacTGCTCAATTAATAACTAAAacggttgtcacggttaaactacgtaCTATTTTgactccgaaaaattagtaaatattcttcagacattctaaaataAGGGTGAAACGcgtttttttttatatcattgtCAAGTAGTAAAAAAAATTCGAAAACTTAGAACAAGACCCGAAGCCATCGATTCCCGCAGTCGGAGCCGGTGTTGTTCGCTTGTTCGACCACTTTACAGCTgatcacagtttttcgttaatatttctTAAACAAagtcgtggattgcattttcactagtgaaaaagttacttcaaatggtctCAGGAAACCCCCATTTCCCGGACATACGATAATTTTGAAACTATTAATTTTTCTACTGTAAAATGTAACGACATATGCATTGTGTATCCTTCTTAGATGGATATAGTGCAAAAATGTtacatttcttttattttaattataggaATATTTTGATAATCTAAGACTGCAAACTACAGTATAAGTGTGAATGACCAAAACAATGTTAATGTTATTttaaaatttactgtaaatgtATATTTTGATAGACACTTGTAAAATACGctttttgtataaaaattttttatgcTAATTTCTTATATTCCTCCTCATTTAACTGttactataatttttatttgctttAAATATAATTAGCTTTGTAAAACATTAGTATCgcttttaaattttttaaatgcaaCGTTTTCTATATTTTCATAGAAAGTTGGAAATAAGGCATTTTGATGACTtacgtaattattatatattgcagGTTTTTCTCGCTATCATAACGATAGTTCCCCTTTTCATTCTACTGACTTCAGTAATACAAAGACACAAGAAAACAAGATGTCTACACTTTCAAGTCTTCTGAATGCCGATGTACTATTTAATAGAGTCAACATTAAGTAATTTCAATTCACTTAAAACACGCTGTAATTATTGTATATACTATTACTTCTATTGAAACTGTTTTcgttatacatttttatacctATTTCCTGCATTCTGTATAAAGTAAAACTGCAGTCTAAGTGTACAGATTCATTAAGCACTGCCTTTCAAGAGTTCTACTAcgaaaaaattaatatataagttgttcaaagtacgataatcattgtatgaataaaagaataaattatAGAGTATTATTCAGTAATTTATTATCGTAGACGTAAAAGATTCGTATTTTCAAATTATAAAAGTGATACATACTCTTAAAAatcatatttaaaaataaaatcatgATACATAGAAGTCAATTAAAACTTCACATGAATAAATTTGAGTTCTAAATATGGCACAatgtaatagtaacaataaaattagactttaaatttaaataattttcatatTGCAAATAAACTCTAAACATCAAAAGATATTTAATTCTAAGAATTCTTAACCAATTGAGTTTAAATAAActctttataaaaataatgtaagaaAATTTTACTGTTCTTTCCTCTTCGTGTAATGTTTGCGTTCCAGAATTGCTTTTATTAGTTGCAATCAGTATGTATTTAATTAAGTTATTAGAAAAAAATGAGAATTTTTAAATGAACGTAGTTTTAATATGTTGCACCTATAGTTATTTTAAGTGTAATTAACGTTAATAAGGTTATTAGTGTTATTTATCCTTCCATTTATTCCTTCTGTACTCAGTCTCTACAATCATTCTGCACACTGAGTAGGATAGAAAAACTTTGACAAtgaattttgtaaataaaattaataatatctaTTGCTTGCATTATAACGAGATGAAATTGATTTTgtgattagaaataaaaaatgattacatacatatatttctttacattataaaatatttagcgATGAACATtttgttaaaaaattgttttgaaCTGCGATATATGTAAgggataaaataattttaaatctaTGCAAGTCTAATTTTGCCAAAactgtttatattattaaaatagatAGAATATATAATTACTAACTATAatctattttcaaatatttatgaaCAGGTTTCTCATCATGTGCCAGTCAATTCAATCATGACTTCCATAGAGCAATTGAATGTCGTAAATATTAGAAAAGTAACTACCAGAATATGTTTACAAATCAAGCGACACAACTGTAAGTAATATTTGTGTTCTATACGCAACAAAGTATATGAACTTTATGATTCTTGTGGTACAGTAATATCTTATTGCGTCGCAGGTACATTTATTCATTGGGATCTCACGatagtgaaaaaatgaacagtttaaaaATATAAGAATGTCGTATTTTCAtcgtttaaataatataaacacTACTCACATATAACAAAAAATATGCGCATAAAGTAGAAGCCTACTTTGAGTTTGTCGCTGTGTAACATCTATCTTTTAAAATCTATACAGATATCTCTGTGTACGTCCACATAACAAAAATAAGATTAATATACATAGCTAAGAGTGTGGAATTTGTTTGgcttgttattaattatattctttcaTTTACTCGACAGCTGCTTTTTTAGTGGGAACTCCGTCGTTGGTATCGCTATTACGCCTCTTCCTTAGACCCCTTTGTGCATTACGACCTAAGATACATATTTCGTAAATTGAATACTTCTACTTTGACGACTAACGATAAATATACGATCGTCAATTATTCAGTAAATGTTAGAGTTCAACTCAACGAGATCCAGATGATCCCTCAGTATTAGCATGGCAGATCATCATTACATAATTAATAGAAACTGTATCTATTATTACTGTTTTTATTGGATATTTCAATAATTTACCCTTCTTGCCTGCCCGTTTTCCTTTATTATAAGACTTTTGTTGCCTTAGCATCGTCATTTTTTCTTTTGCTTTTGCTAAGtattcctcttcttcttcaccTTCAAGAATCCGGCACACAACTTCTTTTTTGTTGATCAATACcttttcaaatatattcaatgaatatttacatattatgaattaataatttatatatcgaTATTGTTTTAGTTGCTTActctattatttttcattttatcaaCTAAAGTCTTTGCAGAATTCTCTCCTTGTAGGCGAACCCAACCCTGTTTATCACCCATTCTAAAATCGACAAACGCAACGCTGGCTTGAAGTTCGCCTAAACGTTCCTTGATATCTTCTCTTTTGCATTTTTCAGGTACATCGGAAAAGTGAATTACACAACCCTTAGGTAAAGTTGTTTCTTTCTCATTTTCCTCTCCACTATCTTCATCCATCTTTTCTTTCCCCTGGAAGAAATTAACTTTTTCAATAAACTTATGTATTACAACATCACTATCGGTGCaatctaattatttattattttaggtATATCAAATAATTGTTTTTGTACTAACAGTGTCATTTTTCTTTGCTTTATGTTCAGATCTTTTCTGTCTTTTgtcttccttttcttttgcCTTTCCTATGGCATAATCAACTCTAAACATTAAAATTACATATATTTGATTATATGGAATTAATCAAATGTAATACATGGTAATTTAAAAATACTTATACTTACGaccattttttaattaattcagTATTTCCATACTTAATCAATTCTCTAGCCATAAAAGCTTTTGCATCTTCCAGTGTCCTGAACTGTACAAAGATAGATCCTTTAAACCGTAACTTTTTATCTGCACTGCAATATTTCCTCatctattaaataaaaaaatcatcTGAAAATCTAAACACTAATTTGCCGGTTTCCTCTAAGTTTAGATACGGAATATTTAAAATGAGAACACttacaataatattttcaaatggtTCAAAATCACTAAAGAAGTTTTTAAGTTTCTCAATATTTGTGTCATTTAATGGAAATCCTTTTAAATAAACTGTTCGGGCTTCCTGTGCTTTCCTATATTCTTCATTATAAACAGGTAAAGGATGTTTTGGTGAGCGACGAATTTTTTTTCTGTCCTCTGATATTTCTATAAGTTCACTAGACTCCAATGCCTTCAGTATCGTATCAGAATCCTTGCTCATAGAGGTTAACATTTTAAAATTTAACATGATAGACATTGGTATCCAACCGTTATCCAATTTTGTTTGGTCAATGAGAAACTTATCTTTCTGCATGTTAACATCTCCAAAGTAGAACTACAAATGAATACAATTGTTGTAGTTAAAATAAGTATGATTAGTGAACAAGCAAGAGCATATTCAAAATATTTAATCCTCCACTGGTAAACTATTATTTACTAATGCGATTGGCGATCTGAATCCCTTAAGCCTGGGCTTGATTTTTGTATTGTTCTAGTTTCTACTTTAATGTACAATTGATGattaaatttttttagatgGAGGAAAAAGATAGCCCAACCCTTCCAGTTCGAAGATATTTAAGGATAGAAATAGCCTTGCCTTAATAATTGTTGCAAGTATCAAAAAATGTCTCTTTAAGAATCTAGGACAAACTAGAGTTCTTGACACTTTTCAAAGATTTTGGAAAATAAAATCACGAACACTATGAGAGGATAAGATAAAAAATCAACAAAAAATAAGTTTTAGAGGATGGAGTCAACCTGTAGGAAATCAGTCAATCCTAATTGAGGTTGAGGATAAAATACAACAtacttaacctcttgccgtaatTTGACGAGTCTGACTTGTGATAACAATTTTGGTCTAAACATGAATACTatgagtcagactcgtgaaaaGAAATGCAGGCCAAACGTAAACATCACGAGTGAGACTCGTGGAGAGTTTCAGGATTGCAGGATTTATAGTACTAATATTTATGTTTTGAAGTATTGACTAAGATATTGTACTAAAAATATGTATAGAAAAAAGGAACAAGGATTAAATTAGAGTTGACGTCCACAAGAACAGTATCGTTTGGAAATAAGTAAGTCTATAGCTATATAACAGATATCCGCATGTCGACTTCTACTATGATTGTCTCGCGCATTACGCTGCCCATTTAGTGTGCGTCATCCCAACTGCTTGGGCACGAATTTCGTTGAGCTAAatggtatggcaaggggttataTGTTGACTAAAAAAATGATAGTTATCAAGACATCACTTTATACAATACTAATAAAATTGGTGAGTGAGGTTGGAAAAAATTTCTTAAGTAAGCTTACTGTTTAGCTcaagtaaacaaaataaaataaagtcaataaataaaataggaagaGATTGAAAAAACAAGATTAACTGTGAAAACAGGCAGTTAAAAACTATaattaaagtataataaaagTAGAAGTGCTTtgtattatactttatacttaatttatagaatttaaatATTAACCAAGGACCTATATGTTAATCAAATCCATTTCTCAGTCTAttgataaaaattaataaactaactaattaaataTTATCACATATTTAGCTTGAaagtataatacataataaagcTGAATACCCTATACATAGAATATGATTATGAACCTACTATGCACAAATTTAATTAACTGTTGTATACGCAGTAGAACTCCACTTATCTGAACTTCATTTATTGGAACAAAGTTTTGAGCAATATCCAATGTGTACTTAACTTCTGCTGAACTCTTATTATCTGAACTAATGTCAAACGTTAGACCACTTATGCGAACACCTATTGTTATCATCTGAGAAATGAATTAAGTGTTTGATTAAATCCATTTATCTGAACGTGAACTCCTATAATCAGTGGACTTCTATTATATGAATATACCCTGTTATATGACCTAGTTGTTTCTCAGTGTTCATATAAATGGGAATCTACTActatactaataaataataccTCAACTTGACTCTTTATTTTAGTTAAGAGTTCACTGGAAGGCTCTTCAGTTTTTTCATCCGTTATAGAATTTTCTTCAACGTTAGGAACAGGCTCCTCGCATTTAACCTCGTCTTCATTCTTTATGTTAGTTAAGAGTTCACTGGTAGGTTCTTCAGTTTTTTCAACCTTTATAGAATTTTCTTCAACGTTAGGAACAGGCTCCTCGCATTTAATCTCGTCTTCATTCTTTATATTAGTTAAGAGTTCACTGGTAGGTTCTTCAGTTTTTTCATCCTTTATAGAATTTTCTTCAACGTTAGAAACCGGCTTCTCACATTTAACCTCATCGCATGAGGCATTCACGGTTTCAGAGTTAACTTCTTTCTTTCCGTTTTCCATTTTTCCGTCTTTTTATCGAGCACACGTTTAAAGCAATTTTATTGCATCTATTGTTTATGAAATGAAAAGCCAAACTTATTTATCTGTAACAATTAAACGCAAAACAGCATGAGTCACACGTGCCTGTACGTTCACGAGAACCGGAAGTAGAGGTTACAAATGATTCAAATGAATATCCTACAGCATCAGaactgtacatacatatatacatagcactaaataaaattaaaatatgtatataattataatgcacACTGGAAACGtaatattgattttaatcatataattttcttgtgattacttacaatatataatttttcCTTTATTGTATTCAGCTTTGATTTATTTTAGCAGTTGTCGCATacaacatgcagttgaattgaTTCGTGCCGCTTATTTACAGACACGGTACGATTCGGACGGCAAGGAATTAGTGAAATATTGTACATTGGAATTTGTAACCAGGAACCGGAAGTGAATTCAACTCTTACctgattttaattttaaaaattgaaaagtttaACTACAAAATTGTACACTTTATTAATACAGAATCTGTTATTAATACAGAATTTAGTAAAATCATGTTttagtattttattataatatattggtTATACTTGTGATTATACACTAACTATGGATTATATAAAGCATTTATTGTGCAAAAAAATGTgagaaaatacaaaaaaatgttAACAAAATTAATTAGTATTTTTCGATTATGTACATTTAATctactgaaatataaaatagggAGATAAAATTGGTGTCACTCCTTTCTAGGTATAcgtatgtatacatgtatatacatatgtacatgtcACATatcgtatgtatgtatatatttggaatttattaattattttaacaaaaataggtaaaattatttaatctatattttataaataaagcaTGATATAATGTATGAATAAATGTAAAGAAATTACGAAAATGAGAGAATTGTCAAGTTAGTGTATATATCCTTACGTACAAGTTTAAATCTTAGACATTGGTATGAGTGTGTAGTGAAGCTGGTTGCTTCTCCAAGTAGCTTCGCTCCCTTCCGGTTCGCTCTGTCGGGGTGACTGTATCTTATTTAGTTTAGCTGTAATTAAATCTTTCTCCATCTTCCACCATGAGGATCTACAAGGATATTATCACCGGTAAGTTCATTCAAAATATCCTAAAGTAACatatgtaattaatattttttaaattatttattacgtTAAACTATAAGTTAGTTGAATTTCATTTAAGTGGTATTCGTAATGACGTCTCTGTTACAAATGCCGACGTTTTGACAATGATATtctagaaatatatttttacaagtatataaatgattaaaatgaaattgtATACTATCGCTATTTAACGTAACCAAGGATGTGAAACCtcattatttaaatattcaacATTCTCATTTATAACCTCTCCATATGTCTGAAATAACTCGTTTTGAGCACGAGTTCATTGAGAACAATGACTCACAACAATCAAAAagagaagaaataaatatttaaatcgaTTTCAATGTTACTGATGtatgaatttataattatattttggaTTGCAATACTCAGTCTGACTGATTTAATTAAATGTTTGTATCACAGGTGATGAGATGTTCTCAGACACCTACAAGATGAAACTAATTGATGATGTTATGTACGAAGTCTATGGCAAGGTATAATGttaaatattgtattgtattgaaCAATTAAGGCAGACGattgttaattaattatatttatttctttttggaACTA is a genomic window containing:
- the La gene encoding la autoantigen-like; translated protein: MENGKKEVNSETVNASCDEVKCEKPVSNVEENSIKDEKTEEPTSELLTNIKNEDEIKCEEPVPNVEENSIKVEKTEEPTSELLTNIKNEDEVKCEEPVPNVEENSITDEKTEEPSSELLTKIKSQVEFYFGDVNMQKDKFLIDQTKLDNGWIPMSIMLNFKMLTSMSKDSDTILKALESSELIEISEDRKKIRRSPKHPLPVYNEEYRKAQEARTVYLKGFPLNDTNIEKLKNFFSDFEPFENIIMRKYCSADKKLRFKGSIFVQFRTLEDAKAFMARELIKYGNTELIKKWSVDYAIGKAKEKEDKRQKRSEHKAKKNDTGKEKMDEDSGEENEKETTLPKGCVIHFSDVPEKCKREDIKERLGELQASVAFVDFRMGDKQGWVRLQGENSAKTLVDKMKNNRVLINKKEVVCRILEGEEEEEYLAKAKEKMTMLRQQKSYNKGKRAGKKGRNAQRGLRKRRNSDTNDGVPTKKAAVE